A window of the Butyricimonas faecalis genome harbors these coding sequences:
- the bcp gene encoding thioredoxin-dependent thiol peroxidase, with protein MASLKEGDKAPCFEGINQDGKKITLDDFKGKKLILYFYPKDNTSGCTAEACSLNDGYSSLTEKGFEVVGVSPDSANSHLKFIAKYNLAFNLIADTEKKILEAYGVWAEKKLYGRTYMGVVRTTFVIDENGIIEKVIAKVNTKDHAKQILEQLKMEN; from the coding sequence ATGGCATCATTAAAAGAAGGAGATAAAGCCCCTTGCTTCGAGGGTATAAATCAGGACGGGAAAAAAATCACGCTGGATGATTTTAAAGGTAAAAAATTAATCCTCTATTTTTACCCGAAAGATAACACGTCGGGATGCACGGCTGAAGCATGTAGTCTGAATGACGGTTATTCTTCCCTCACGGAGAAAGGGTTTGAAGTGGTTGGTGTCAGCCCCGATTCGGCAAATTCACATTTGAAATTTATCGCCAAATATAACCTGGCATTTAACCTGATTGCCGATACCGAGAAAAAGATACTGGAAGCATACGGTGTGTGGGCTGAAAAAAAATTATACGGGAGGACTTACATGGGAGTCGTGCGTACCACTTTTGTGATTGACGAAAACGGTATCATTGAAAAAGTGATCGCGAAGGTAAACACGAAGGATCACGCGAAACAAATCCTCGAACAATTAAAAATGGAAAATTGA
- a CDS encoding PaaI family thioesterase: MDSSAIIERMNRESRGTLMASLGIEFTGVGENWLEAKMPIDERTMRPGNLLHGGAIMALVETVGSGLTYIGENLEENHVFGIEINANHVRKAQGKYVIGRAEFIHKGHRTHVVAVNVTDEFGNLASVGRITNVVLPKSSDGK, from the coding sequence ATGGATAGTTCAGCAATAATAGAACGAATGAACCGGGAGAGTCGGGGAACGTTAATGGCGAGTTTGGGTATTGAATTTACCGGTGTCGGGGAAAATTGGTTGGAGGCAAAAATGCCTATTGACGAACGGACAATGCGTCCCGGAAATTTGTTGCATGGTGGAGCAATTATGGCGTTAGTGGAAACCGTGGGAAGCGGGTTGACTTACATCGGGGAGAATTTGGAAGAGAATCACGTGTTTGGAATTGAGATTAATGCCAATCATGTTCGAAAAGCACAAGGAAAATACGTGATCGGTCGTGCGGAATTCATTCATAAAGGCCATCGTACGCACGTGGTAGCTGTCAACGTGACGGATGAATTCGGGAATTTGGCTTCCGTGGGGCGGATTACGAATGTGGTGCTACCTAAATCATCAGATGGGAAGTGA
- a CDS encoding S46 family peptidase has product MKKSFIVLLFLFSVLIVRADEGKWLLSLLNKNIATMQDMGCKLSAEDIYSINHSSLKDAIVGLGTEEQPFQCFCTGEIISEQGLMLTNHHCGLPYVQKHSTLEHNYLNDGFWARNFQEELTNPGLTASILEGIEDVSELVNRYLNDNMSEKERGQTIESIQQQIVEQVTRGTNLSAQVQSMFNGNQFFLFVYKIYRDVRLVGVPPQSIGKFGGESDNWVWPRHTGDFSMFRIYTNPEGEPASYSPKNIPLRPKHSLPISLKGVQKNDFTMILGFPGMTNRFLTSYGLRSVMDDNAVVYNVGKEKLRIMKEGMDKDPKTKIQYAAKYATSANAWKYVDAQNKAVEKLQLIHEKEQLEKDFTEWVHADPQREALYGHVLDWIRMGIEKTKDFSRVQQYAINALLQGGEATAFAYRASDLLAELCNTPRRDKKYAKTLSTLKEASHDFFNDFNGDVDANLTASMLKLYATEVEPAMYPDIIEWINQKYKGNFERFGQDLKKNSMFMDEVKFNKFIEHPDAIKLENDLCYRIAISLSALFDKLAAVPSDSYEMISKGSRLLVKGMLLQHSEKMWAPDANFTIRLTYGKVCGYVPRDGVYYDYYTTLSGVFEKENSLDGEYEVPDKLKDLYLAKDFAPYGKENINVCFITNNDITGGNSGSPVINGDGELVGVAFDGNYEAMSGDLNFEENLQRCISLDIRYVLFIIDKFARAHNLIQEMKIVA; this is encoded by the coding sequence ATGAAAAAAAGTTTTATTGTGTTGTTATTTCTATTTTCTGTTCTTATTGTTCGAGCAGACGAGGGGAAATGGCTGTTATCTCTGTTGAATAAAAATATTGCAACCATGCAAGATATGGGATGTAAATTATCGGCAGAAGATATTTATTCGATAAACCATTCGAGCTTGAAAGATGCTATTGTTGGATTGGGTACCGAAGAGCAACCTTTTCAATGTTTTTGTACGGGAGAGATAATTTCGGAGCAAGGATTAATGCTCACGAATCACCATTGTGGATTACCTTATGTCCAAAAACATTCGACCTTAGAACACAATTATTTGAACGATGGTTTTTGGGCTCGCAATTTTCAAGAAGAATTAACGAACCCTGGATTGACAGCTTCTATTTTGGAAGGAATTGAAGATGTCTCTGAACTTGTAAACCGTTATTTAAATGATAATATGAGTGAAAAAGAGCGAGGACAAACCATAGAATCCATACAACAACAAATTGTAGAACAAGTAACTCGGGGCACGAATCTATCTGCCCAAGTGCAGAGTATGTTCAATGGGAATCAGTTCTTTTTATTTGTATATAAAATTTATCGTGATGTTCGTCTAGTTGGAGTACCACCTCAAAGTATCGGAAAATTTGGAGGAGAATCTGATAATTGGGTGTGGCCTCGTCATACGGGAGATTTCTCCATGTTTCGTATTTATACGAATCCAGAAGGGGAACCGGCATCCTATTCTCCAAAAAATATTCCATTGAGACCCAAGCATTCTCTTCCAATTTCTTTGAAAGGAGTGCAAAAAAATGATTTTACAATGATTTTGGGTTTTCCGGGAATGACTAATCGCTTTTTGACTAGCTATGGATTGAGATCTGTAATGGATGATAACGCTGTTGTGTACAATGTAGGAAAAGAAAAACTGCGTATCATGAAAGAGGGAATGGATAAGGACCCTAAAACAAAAATTCAGTATGCAGCGAAATATGCAACGAGTGCTAATGCATGGAAATATGTCGATGCCCAAAATAAAGCGGTAGAAAAATTGCAATTGATTCACGAAAAAGAACAACTTGAAAAAGATTTTACAGAATGGGTTCATGCTGACCCCCAGAGAGAAGCTCTATATGGTCATGTGCTTGATTGGATTCGGATGGGAATAGAAAAAACGAAAGATTTTTCCAGGGTACAACAGTATGCAATTAATGCCTTGTTGCAAGGGGGAGAGGCTACTGCATTTGCTTATCGTGCCAGCGATCTTTTGGCGGAACTTTGCAATACTCCTCGCCGAGATAAGAAATATGCAAAAACTCTTTCTACTTTAAAGGAAGCTTCGCATGATTTTTTCAATGATTTTAATGGCGATGTAGATGCAAATCTAACTGCTAGCATGTTAAAATTGTATGCAACAGAAGTCGAACCAGCGATGTACCCTGATATTATTGAATGGATCAATCAAAAGTATAAAGGAAACTTCGAACGTTTTGGTCAGGATTTGAAAAAAAATTCCATGTTCATGGATGAAGTAAAATTCAATAAATTCATCGAACATCCGGATGCAATAAAATTAGAGAATGACCTATGTTATAGAATTGCCATTTCCTTAAGTGCCCTTTTTGATAAATTGGCAGCGGTACCTTCCGATTCTTATGAAATGATTTCTAAAGGATCTCGTCTACTTGTAAAAGGTATGTTGCTTCAACATTCGGAAAAAATGTGGGCTCCCGATGCTAATTTTACGATTCGTTTAACTTATGGTAAAGTGTGCGGTTACGTTCCGCGGGATGGGGTGTATTATGATTATTATACAACATTAAGTGGTGTCTTTGAGAAGGAGAACTCTCTGGATGGTGAATACGAAGTACCTGACAAATTGAAAGATTTGTATTTGGCTAAGGATTTCGCTCCTTATGGAAAAGAGAATATAAATGTTTGCTTTATTACCAATAATGATATTACTGGTGGAAATTCCGGTTCTCCCGTTATAAATGGCGATGGAGAACTAGTAGGTGTTGCTTTTGATGGGAATTATGAAGCTATGTCTGGGGATTTGAATTTTGAAGAAAACTTACAACGTTGTATCAGTTTGGATATTCGTTATGTGTTATTTATTATTGATAAGTTTGCGCGAGCTCATAATTTAATTCAAGAAATGAAGATTGTAGCTTAG
- the recA gene encoding recombinase RecA, with protein sequence MANTETNQDKLKALQLTLDKIEKNFGKGSVMKLGDNVVEDVAVIPSGSIGLDRALGVGGYPKGRVIEIFGPESSGKTTLAIHAIAEAQKQGGIAAIIDAEHAFDRSYAEKLGVDVNNLFISQPDNGEQALEIAEQLIRSAAIDIIVIDSVAALTPKAEIEGDMGDSVMGLQARLMSQALRKLTGTISKTNTCCIFINQLRDKIGVMFGNPETTTGGNALKFYASVRLDIRRVGQIKDGEEIYGNHTRVKVVKNKVAPPFKKAEFDIMYGEGISRSGEIVDLGVEYNVIKKSGSWFSYGESKLGQGRETVKQLVMDNPELAEELTQKIVEAMENGVQPTTK encoded by the coding sequence ATGGCAAACACAGAAACCAATCAAGACAAGTTAAAAGCACTTCAACTTACCCTTGACAAAATTGAAAAGAATTTCGGTAAGGGGAGTGTCATGAAACTTGGAGATAATGTCGTGGAAGATGTTGCGGTCATCCCTTCCGGCTCTATCGGATTAGACAGGGCGTTAGGCGTGGGAGGATACCCGAAAGGCCGTGTCATTGAAATATTCGGTCCCGAATCTTCCGGTAAAACTACCCTGGCAATTCATGCCATTGCCGAGGCCCAGAAACAAGGCGGTATCGCCGCTATCATTGACGCGGAGCACGCTTTCGACCGCTCGTATGCCGAGAAACTGGGTGTTGACGTGAATAACTTATTTATATCACAACCGGATAATGGGGAACAAGCCCTCGAAATTGCAGAGCAACTCATCCGCTCTGCCGCTATTGATATCATCGTGATCGACTCCGTGGCAGCCCTTACGCCCAAAGCCGAGATCGAGGGAGACATGGGTGATAGCGTGATGGGATTACAAGCCCGCTTGATGTCACAAGCTCTACGTAAATTGACAGGAACGATCAGTAAAACCAATACCTGCTGTATTTTCATCAACCAGTTGCGCGATAAAATCGGTGTCATGTTCGGTAACCCCGAAACCACCACGGGTGGTAACGCCTTGAAATTTTACGCGTCCGTACGTCTGGATATCCGTCGCGTGGGACAAATCAAAGACGGAGAGGAGATTTACGGTAACCACACCCGCGTGAAGGTGGTGAAAAACAAAGTTGCCCCTCCATTCAAGAAAGCCGAATTCGACATCATGTACGGGGAAGGAATTTCCCGCTCCGGAGAAATTGTTGACTTGGGCGTTGAATACAACGTGATCAAGAAGAGCGGTAGCTGGTTCTCTTACGGGGAAAGTAAACTGGGACAAGGACGGGAAACCGTGAAACAATTGGTTATGGATAACCCGGAGTTAGCAGAAGAGCTTACCCAAAAGATCGTGGAAGCCATGGAAAATGGCGTACAACCGACAACAAAATAA
- a CDS encoding S9 family peptidase, with product MKNYLCSAFILLAMVSCDSKKEAVKPSYKTPDMKLASDVMTPEVLWSFGRIGGVSVSPDQKTLLYDVTYFNKEEDRSYSDIYVMNLADGKSKQLTDTDYKEFGETWTSDGKIAFMSSKSGSVQLWEMNADGSGLTQLTNVEGGIGGFIFSPDKSKLLFLKDVKLEQDVHDLHPDLPKANARLIDGQVYRHWNDWVEAYTHPFVADYIPGQMVTTGKDIMEGEKWESPVRPWGGTEQLVWTKDGKGVIYMARKKEGIAYMSSTNTDLYLYDLNSGKTTNLTEGMMGYDQNQVISPNGELMAWESMERDGYEADKIRLFVMNLKTGEKKEYTKDFDQNVGGLAWADDNTIYFISDYHATDEIYKLTLNDGKIEKLTEGVHNYTSVTPVNDYLIATKVSMSKPAEIYKVDPTTGKDTELSFVNKGILDQLTMGKVESRWIKTTDNKQMLTWVIYPPHFDPNKKYPAILYCEGGPQSTVSQFWSYRWNFQMMAANGYIIVAPNRRGLPGFGQEWNEQISGDYPGQNIKDYLSAIDEVKQEPYIDENRLGCVGASYGGFSVYFLAGHHDKRFKAFIAHCGIFNMEMQYYNTEEMWFANWDMGGAPWEKNNKVAQRTFDNSPHKFVGEWDTPILVIHGQKDFRIDASQGMGAFNAARMRGIPAQYLYFPEECHWVLGCQNGILWQRTFAAWLDKWLK from the coding sequence ATGAAGAATTATTTATGTTCTGCATTCATCTTGTTGGCAATGGTGTCGTGTGACAGCAAGAAAGAAGCAGTAAAACCAAGTTATAAAACACCGGATATGAAACTAGCATCCGACGTGATGACTCCCGAGGTGTTATGGTCATTTGGTAGAATCGGTGGCGTAAGTGTATCCCCCGATCAGAAAACACTCTTGTATGACGTGACTTATTTCAACAAGGAAGAAGATCGCTCGTACAGTGATATCTACGTGATGAACTTAGCCGACGGGAAATCCAAACAATTAACAGACACGGATTACAAAGAATTCGGAGAGACCTGGACTTCCGATGGTAAAATCGCTTTCATGTCCAGCAAATCCGGTTCCGTACAATTATGGGAGATGAATGCCGATGGTAGCGGGCTTACCCAGTTAACCAATGTTGAAGGTGGCATCGGGGGATTTATTTTCTCTCCGGACAAGTCCAAACTTCTTTTCCTGAAAGACGTGAAATTAGAACAAGATGTTCATGATTTACACCCCGATCTTCCGAAGGCAAATGCCCGTTTGATTGATGGCCAAGTTTACCGTCATTGGAATGACTGGGTGGAAGCTTACACGCATCCTTTCGTGGCTGACTATATCCCCGGACAAATGGTAACCACGGGAAAAGACATCATGGAAGGTGAAAAATGGGAATCTCCCGTTCGGCCTTGGGGTGGAACCGAACAACTCGTTTGGACGAAAGACGGCAAGGGGGTAATCTACATGGCCCGTAAAAAAGAAGGCATTGCTTACATGAGTTCCACGAACACGGATCTATACCTGTACGATTTGAATTCCGGTAAAACCACGAATCTCACGGAAGGGATGATGGGATACGACCAAAACCAGGTGATCTCTCCCAACGGGGAACTCATGGCATGGGAAAGCATGGAACGTGACGGTTACGAAGCCGACAAAATCCGTCTGTTCGTGATGAATTTGAAAACCGGAGAGAAAAAAGAGTACACGAAAGATTTCGATCAAAATGTCGGAGGCCTGGCTTGGGCAGATGATAATACGATCTATTTTATCTCGGATTATCACGCCACGGATGAAATTTACAAGTTGACCTTAAATGACGGGAAGATCGAGAAACTCACGGAAGGTGTACACAACTACACGTCTGTTACCCCTGTAAACGATTATCTGATCGCCACGAAAGTATCCATGAGCAAACCCGCCGAAATCTACAAAGTAGACCCCACCACGGGCAAAGACACGGAATTATCTTTCGTGAACAAAGGAATTTTGGATCAATTAACCATGGGTAAGGTTGAATCCCGCTGGATCAAGACCACGGATAACAAGCAGATGTTAACGTGGGTTATTTATCCTCCTCATTTCGACCCGAACAAAAAATACCCGGCAATTCTGTATTGCGAGGGAGGCCCGCAAAGTACCGTGAGCCAGTTCTGGAGTTATCGCTGGAATTTCCAAATGATGGCTGCCAACGGTTACATCATCGTTGCCCCGAATCGTCGCGGTCTACCGGGATTCGGACAGGAGTGGAATGAACAAATCAGTGGAGACTACCCCGGACAAAATATCAAGGACTACCTCTCTGCTATCGACGAGGTGAAGCAGGAACCTTATATCGATGAAAACCGTTTGGGTTGCGTGGGAGCTTCTTATGGCGGTTTCTCCGTGTATTTCCTTGCCGGACATCATGACAAACGCTTCAAAGCATTCATCGCCCATTGCGGAATTTTTAACATGGAGATGCAGTACTACAACACCGAAGAGATGTGGTTCGCCAATTGGGATATGGGTGGTGCCCCGTGGGAAAAGAACAACAAGGTGGCTCAACGCACGTTTGACAATTCCCCGCACAAATTTGTCGGAGAATGGGATACCCCTATTCTGGTTATCCACGGACAGAAAGATTTCCGTATCGATGCTTCTCAAGGCATGGGAGCTTTCAATGCCGCCCGTATGCGTGGCATCCCGGCACAGTACTTATACTTCCCGGAAGAATGTCACTGGGTGCTCGGCTGCCAGAACGGGATCTTGTGGCAACGTACTTTCGCTGCTTGGTTGGATAAGTGGTTGAAGTAA
- a CDS encoding DUF4491 family protein, translating to MELIETYNLTGLIIGICTFLIIGLFHPVVIKAEYYWGTGCWWIFLVLGIIGTVAALWVTNVLWSSLLGVFSFSSFWTIKEIFEQKERVRKGWFPANPKKQNKKNVKFKM from the coding sequence ATGGAACTTATTGAAACGTATAATTTGACAGGACTGATTATCGGGATTTGCACGTTTCTGATAATCGGATTATTTCATCCCGTGGTGATCAAAGCGGAATATTACTGGGGGACGGGTTGCTGGTGGATTTTCCTTGTTTTGGGAATCATTGGAACCGTGGCAGCTTTGTGGGTGACGAACGTGCTATGGTCTTCCTTACTGGGCGTGTTTTCCTTTTCTTCTTTCTGGACGATCAAGGAGATTTTCGAGCAGAAAGAGCGAGTGCGTAAAGGGTGGTTTCCCGCCAACCCGAAGAAACAGAATAAAAAGAATGTAAAATTTAAAATGTAG